The Pseudomonas hefeiensis genomic sequence CCATACATGCGGCCGGCCACGTGCAGGTTCTCGGCACGGAAGATTACCCAGCCCATCACCACCAGCAGGAACGTCAGTGCCCAGCGGATCGGATTGATGCTGCGTGGCATGGTGTTGATGCCCACCGCTTTTTCGATGGCCAGCCACATACCGTGCCAGGCACCCCAGATCACGTAGGTGATGTTCGCGCCGTGCCACAGACCACCGAGCAGCATGGTCAGGAACAGGTTGCGATAGGTCATCAGCGTGCCTTTGCGATTGCCGCCCAGGGTGATGTAGAGGTAATCGCGCAGCCAGGTCGACAGGCTGATGTGCCAGCGTCGCCAGAACTCGGTAATCGACTGGCTGATGTAGGGCTGCTTGAAGTTTTCCATGAAACGGAAACCCATCATCAAGCCCAGGCCGATAGCCATGTCGCTGTAGCCGGAGAAGTCGAAGTACAGTTGCGCGGTGTAGGCCAGGGCACCGAGCCAGGCATCGCCCGTGGTCGGGTTATCCAGGGCAAAGCAATGATCGGCCACCACCGCCAGGGTGTCGGCGATGAACACTTTCTTGATGAAACCCTGCATGAAGCGCGTGCAGCCCTCGGAGAACTTGTCCAGGGTGTGGGTGCGGTTGTTGAACTGATCAGCCAGGTCGCGGAAACGCAACACGGGGCCGGCGATCAGGTGCGGGAAGATCGCCACGAACGCTGCGAAGTCGATCAGGTTGTGGGTCGCCGGCGTATCACCGCGATAAACGTCGATGATGTAGCTGATGGACTCGAAAATGTAGAACGAGATCCCGATCGGCAACAGCACGTGGGTCAGGATGAACGGATTGAGACCGAAGCCGCTGATGATCGCGTTGAGGCTGTCCACACCGAAGTTGGCGTACTTGAAGTAGCCCAGGATGCACAGGTCCACGCCCACACCGAGCAACAGCCAGCGCTGGGCCGGTTTGGTACGCACGCCGGCGGCGCCGACTTTCAGGCCGATCCAGTAGTTCCACAGGGTGACGCCGGCGAACAGCGCCAGGAAGTCCACGCGCCACCAGGCATAGAACACATAGCTGGCCAGCAATAACAGCAGGTTGCGATAGCGTTGCCCGCTCAAGTAGTACAAGCCGAGAAAGATCGGCAGGAACAGGAACAGGAACACATTGGATGAAA encodes the following:
- a CDS encoding MBOAT family O-acyltransferase, with protein sequence MVFSSNVFLFLFLPIFLGLYYLSGQRYRNLLLLLASYVFYAWWRVDFLALFAGVTLWNYWIGLKVGAAGVRTKPAQRWLLLGVGVDLCILGYFKYANFGVDSLNAIISGFGLNPFILTHVLLPIGISFYIFESISYIIDVYRGDTPATHNLIDFAAFVAIFPHLIAGPVLRFRDLADQFNNRTHTLDKFSEGCTRFMQGFIKKVFIADTLAVVADHCFALDNPTTGDAWLGALAYTAQLYFDFSGYSDMAIGLGLMMGFRFMENFKQPYISQSITEFWRRWHISLSTWLRDYLYITLGGNRKGTLMTYRNLFLTMLLGGLWHGANITYVIWGAWHGMWLAIEKAVGINTMPRSINPIRWALTFLLVVMGWVIFRAENLHVAGRMYGAMFSFGDWSLSELTRANLTGLQIATLVVAYATLAFFGLRDLYTNRPPVKTKPEVNTEADGPATAQPGLIKAVPGDNPSSIHQPGYTVGVEAQVQPAYWVADWPRYVMRTLVLVLFIASILKLSAQSFSPFLYFQF